TCCCTGTCGGCCGTGGCGGTGGCGACGGCGGCACTTGCGGCGCCCGCGGTCTGGGCCACCTCGGTGCTCACACGGCGCGGTGACACGATGGGCAGCGTCGCGGCGTCGGCCGGCCCGCCGCAGGCGATGTTCGGGGGCCGGAAGAACAGCGCGGCCGTCAACACCGAGGTCGAGCACGGCCTCCGCGACTTCGGGCGCGGGCCCGATCCGCAGGTGGTCCGCTTCCTGAAGCACAACCGGGACGGCCGTCCCTACGCCGCCGCCGTGGACGGGTCGATGACCGCCGCGTCCTACCTCGCGGACAACGTCCCCGTTCTCCCTATGGGCGGCTTCACCAGCGACGCCCCGGTGCCGACCGTGCAAGGACTGGCGCAGCTCGTGCGCACCGGGCAGGTGCGCTACGTCGTGGTGAGCGGGATGCGCATGGGTGGGCGCAGCGTCGCGGCGGAGGACCGTGACGCGTGGGTCACAGGCCACTGCCACAGCATCCCCGGCTTCGCGCCCGGCACCGGGAAGGCGGCGACCGGGCTATTCGATTGTTCGTGATCACACCGGGGGTTAAGATCCCTGCAACACGTTGAAGGAGACGAGTAGCCTCGGATCCGCGCGGGTCCAGAGAGCCGTCGGCAGCTGGAAAGACGGCCCCGCGTCCCGAGGCGAAGACCCTCCTGAGTGCGGGGAGGCAATGCCCCGCCGCCCGGCCCCCGTCAACGGGCCGCCACGAGGCCGCGGCCCGCAAGGCCGCGGTGAAGGTGCGGTGGTACCGCGATTCCCTTATCGCCCGCACCCCCAAGGGATCACTTCGATGCCCTTGGAGGGCTCAAAATGATCCACCGCGTACTGGCCGCCGGACTGTCGGCGCACGTAGGTGAAACCGTCCAGGTATCCGGCTGGCTGCACCGCCGCCGCGAGCTCAAGAACGTCACGTTCCTCATCCTGCGCGACCGCAGTGGCCTGACCCAGGCCGTCCTGCCCGGCGCCGTGGCGGAGCAGCTGCGCGACATCCCGGAAGAAACGGTGTTGTCCTTCGTCGGGACCGTCACCGCCAACGAGCAGGCACCCGGCGGCGTGGAGGTCGTGGCACCGGCCGAGGGTCCACAGGTCGAGCTGCTGTCCAGCCCGGCCGAGACACCGCCGCTGGACATCTACCGCCCGAGCGTGACCGCCTCGCTGCCGACCATCCTGGACGGCGCCCCGGTGACCCTGCGCCACCCGCACCTGAACGCCCCCTTCCAGATCACGGCCGCCTCCGTCGCCGGCTTCCGCACTGCGCTGGACGCCCTGGACTTCACCGAGATCCACACCCCGAAGATCGTCGGCTCGGCCACCGAGTCCGGCGCGAACGTCTTCGCCCTGGACTGGTTCGGGCGCAAGGCCTACCTGGCGCAGTCGCCGCAGTTCTTCAAGCAGGCGATGGTCGGCGTCTTCGAGCGCGTCTACGAGACCGGCCCGGTCTTCCGCGCCGAGCCCTCCGACACCGCGCGCCACCTGGCCCAGTACACGAGCCTGGACGCGGAGCTGGGCTTCATCGCCGACCACCGCGACGTGATGGCTGTGGTGCGCCACGCGCTGGCCGGCATGGTCGCCTCGGTCGCCGAGCGCGCGGCGGCGGCCGTGGACCTGCTCGGGGTCAAGCTGCCGACGGTCCCGGAGCAGATCCCGGAGATCCACTTCGCGGACGCGATGGAGATGCTCGGCGAGGACGAGCCGGACCTGTCCCCGGCCAACGAACGCGAGCTGAGCGAGTGGGCACTGCGGGAGTTCGGCAGCGAGTTCCTGTTCGTCACCGGCTACCCGATGGCCAAGCGTCCCTTCTACACGCACGCCCAGCCCGACCGGCCGCAGTACTCGAACAGCTTCGACCTGATCTTCCGCGGACTGGAGCTG
This genomic window from Catenulispora sp. MAP5-51 contains:
- the aspS gene encoding aspartate--tRNA(Asn) ligase; translation: MIHRVLAAGLSAHVGETVQVSGWLHRRRELKNVTFLILRDRSGLTQAVLPGAVAEQLRDIPEETVLSFVGTVTANEQAPGGVEVVAPAEGPQVELLSSPAETPPLDIYRPSVTASLPTILDGAPVTLRHPHLNAPFQITAASVAGFRTALDALDFTEIHTPKIVGSATESGANVFALDWFGRKAYLAQSPQFFKQAMVGVFERVYETGPVFRAEPSDTARHLAQYTSLDAELGFIADHRDVMAVVRHALAGMVASVAERAAAAVDLLGVKLPTVPEQIPEIHFADAMEMLGEDEPDLSPANERELSEWALREFGSEFLFVTGYPMAKRPFYTHAQPDRPQYSNSFDLIFRGLELITGGQRLHRYEDYVAALAARGESTEAYEGYLANFKHGMPPHGGFALGLERWTMRLTESDNLRRTALFPRDLHRLTP